The following are from one region of the Candidatus Deferrimicrobiaceae bacterium genome:
- a CDS encoding DUF3015 family protein gives MKRMLGIVALTLIFATTSFAAEMGVARTNTGCGLGTMLFEGSANDSSLLQAFQATTNGTSGAQTFGITSGTSECTQPKKFVQNERLNEFVYANLDTLAKDIAQGRGESVQTLAELMQVAPEKREAFYRNLQTHFAEIFPRENVEYAQVVDTIVQLSS, from the coding sequence ATGAAGCGGATGCTCGGAATAGTCGCATTAACCCTGATCTTCGCCACCACCTCGTTCGCGGCGGAAATGGGAGTGGCCCGCACCAACACCGGTTGCGGCCTCGGGACGATGCTCTTCGAGGGCAGCGCCAACGACTCCAGCCTGCTCCAGGCCTTCCAGGCGACGACGAACGGCACATCGGGAGCCCAGACCTTCGGCATCACCTCCGGCACGTCGGAGTGTACCCAGCCCAAGAAATTCGTCCAGAACGAGCGGCTCAACGAGTTCGTCTACGCGAACCTCGACACCCTGGCGAAGGACATCGCCCAGGGGCGGGGCGAGTCCGTTCAGACCCTCGCGGAGCTGATGCAGGTCGCGCCGGAGAAACGGGAAGCGTTCTACCGCAACCTGCAGACCCACTTCGCGGAAATCTTCCCCCGGGAGAACGTGGAGTACGCGCAGGTGGTCGATACGATCGTTCAGCTTTCTTCCTAA
- a CDS encoding alpha/beta hydrolase, translated as MRLRFLPRFVLLLLATFLAILPACDSYFFYPQRSFMANPHLDRVFHEDVFFEAPDGVRLHGWFLRPNDEPRGTILFFHGNAENISTHVGAVLWLAMEGYQVFLIDYRGYGRSEGTPEMEGIHVDALAAIDRLFRTEGVDKDRIVVFGQSLGGAVAVYAVANSPHRDRIRALIIDSAFSGYRRIAREKIAEVVLLWPFQTPLSLLVTDRYSPCRWIGRIRPVPVLILHGEADKVVPVRHGERLYRLAEEPKQLWIAPGAGHIQALSDGNLRKRLLSYLDSVLRRQKSGETEPGERQSGDSFPGSITSFSETFLFPGHFSYHDLDFPLCGKREDLR; from the coding sequence ATGAGATTACGTTTCCTGCCGCGTTTTGTGCTCCTTCTCCTCGCCACCTTCCTGGCGATCCTTCCGGCGTGCGATTCCTACTTCTTTTATCCGCAGCGGAGCTTCATGGCGAACCCGCACCTCGACCGCGTCTTCCACGAAGACGTGTTTTTCGAGGCGCCCGACGGCGTGCGGCTCCACGGATGGTTCCTCCGGCCGAACGACGAGCCGCGCGGGACCATCCTTTTCTTTCACGGGAACGCGGAAAACATCAGCACCCACGTGGGCGCCGTCCTCTGGCTCGCCATGGAGGGGTATCAGGTCTTCCTCATCGACTACCGGGGATACGGGAGGTCCGAGGGAACGCCGGAGATGGAGGGGATCCACGTGGACGCCCTGGCGGCGATCGACCGGTTGTTCCGGACGGAGGGGGTCGACAAGGACCGCATCGTGGTCTTCGGGCAATCCCTGGGCGGGGCCGTCGCCGTGTACGCCGTCGCCAACTCCCCGCACCGGGACCGGATCCGGGCGCTGATCATCGACAGCGCGTTTTCCGGATACCGACGAATCGCGCGGGAAAAGATCGCCGAAGTGGTCCTCCTGTGGCCGTTCCAGACCCCCCTCTCCCTTCTCGTTACGGACCGATACAGCCCCTGCCGCTGGATCGGGCGCATCCGTCCCGTACCCGTCCTCATCCTCCACGGAGAAGCGGACAAAGTCGTTCCCGTCCGGCACGGGGAACGGCTCTACCGCCTCGCCGAAGAGCCGAAGCAGCTGTGGATCGCCCCCGGGGCGGGGCATATCCAGGCGCTGTCCGACGGGAACCTGCGGAAACGGCTCCTTTCGTACCTCGACTCCGTCCTTCGGAGGCAGAAAAGCGGGGAGACGGAACCGGGGGAACGGCAATCGGGGGACTCGTTTCCCGGGTCCATCACCTCCTTTTCTGAAACTTTCCTTTTCCCTGGGCATTTCAGTTATCATGACCTCGATTTTCCACTATGCGGCAAAAGGGAGGACCTAAGATGA
- a CDS encoding EamA family transporter, giving the protein MPTSALLLILLSAATHAGWNLILKTTRHKLPFNVFMHACAVAIFSAYWLLRYGAIPPPSGPVLPLAIAGGFFFAIYHACLTASYERADVSLAYPLTTTGPLYIPLWAYLFLDERLSLLGMAGILVVFLGAYILQMRELSWAGFSFPLRNIRLPGVLLAIVAGVFYSVGAIVDKRGVTVADVFVYTYYLDIALFLFLLSNALLANSRNKFLEEIRAHWPRGIAAGFILFLSFTTYRVGLQMAKVSYAVSVRQVSAIVGVVGGILLFQERFGRIRLIGAALIAMGVVCIKLG; this is encoded by the coding sequence ATGCCCACCTCCGCGCTGCTCCTCATCCTCCTATCCGCGGCGACGCACGCCGGGTGGAACCTGATCCTGAAGACGACGCGGCACAAGCTCCCCTTCAACGTCTTCATGCACGCCTGCGCGGTCGCGATCTTCTCGGCGTACTGGCTCCTTAGGTACGGGGCGATCCCTCCGCCCTCCGGGCCGGTCCTCCCTTTGGCGATCGCGGGGGGATTCTTCTTCGCGATCTACCACGCCTGCCTGACCGCCTCGTACGAGCGGGCGGACGTGTCGCTCGCCTATCCCCTCACCACGACGGGACCGCTCTACATCCCCCTGTGGGCGTACCTCTTCCTGGACGAGCGGCTCTCCCTCCTCGGGATGGCCGGGATCCTCGTCGTGTTCCTGGGAGCCTACATCCTCCAGATGCGGGAACTCTCCTGGGCGGGCTTCTCCTTCCCGCTGCGGAACATCCGCCTTCCCGGCGTTCTGCTGGCAATCGTGGCGGGGGTCTTCTACTCCGTGGGGGCGATCGTGGACAAGCGGGGGGTGACGGTTGCGGACGTCTTCGTCTACACCTATTACCTGGACATCGCCCTCTTCCTCTTCCTTCTGTCCAACGCCCTGCTGGCGAACTCACGGAACAAGTTCCTCGAGGAGATCCGGGCCCACTGGCCGCGCGGGATCGCGGCCGGGTTCATCCTCTTCCTCTCGTTCACGACGTACCGGGTCGGCCTCCAGATGGCGAAGGTGTCCTACGCGGTCTCCGTCCGTCAGGTAAGCGCCATCGTAGGCGTCGTGGGGGGGATCCTCCTTTTCCAGGAACGCTTCGGGCGCATCCGGCTCATCGGCGCAGCGCTCATCGCCATGGGGGTCGTGTGCATCAAGCTGGGGTAG
- a CDS encoding CopD family protein translates to MEPVRVVLTAVHVLAAIAWLGGMIFHIAVLDPVFRKNEVSVQSAFLLALMEQRFRKLVGTSIVLLAGSGFAKAYLLLGSFSGLWTTTAGRYILLKIGLTGAMLVIFAVCPKTKSCSPIPGVCDIASEALLSGGKEGTIRERSKGFLPKIALALGVAAMVTAVWLRG, encoded by the coding sequence ATGGAACCGGTTCGCGTCGTGCTTACCGCCGTCCACGTGCTGGCCGCCATCGCGTGGCTGGGCGGGATGATCTTCCACATCGCGGTTCTCGACCCGGTCTTCCGGAAGAACGAGGTGAGTGTCCAGAGCGCGTTCCTTCTCGCGCTCATGGAGCAGCGGTTCCGGAAGCTGGTCGGGACGTCGATCGTCCTGCTCGCCGGGAGCGGGTTCGCGAAGGCGTATCTCCTGCTGGGGTCGTTCTCCGGGCTGTGGACGACGACGGCCGGCCGGTACATCCTGCTGAAGATCGGGCTCACCGGGGCGATGCTCGTCATCTTCGCGGTCTGCCCGAAGACGAAATCGTGCTCTCCGATCCCCGGGGTGTGCGACATCGCCTCCGAGGCGCTTCTCTCGGGAGGGAAGGAAGGGACGATCCGCGAGCGCTCGAAGGGGTTCCTCCCGAAGATCGCGCTTGCGCTGGGAGTCGCCGCCATGGTGACCGCGGTCTGGCTGCGCGGGTAG
- the mtgA gene encoding monofunctional biosynthetic peptidoglycan transglycosylase, with protein sequence MRFPRVARSILLVLAGAVVLWAAGTGVSLVFLPSVKPLADPRASFDVTVRDWRGKEHPFQVGPGNRYWTPISAVPSSLKKAVIAAEDANFYTHEGVDYEAIKEAIRTDIQKGRFVRGGSTITQQLAKNLFLSREKSISRKIKEYILARRIDDRLSKSRILELYLNVVELGPMVYGVGHASRYYFGKPPSGLTVRESAFLASMLPGPKVYDPYRNLGRVVRRSDRILRRMAAAHMITEEEYKTALAEEPNIEGLSRKVESTIASPPPEETGELPVPGSGPGPEPPAPGTSSPQNGNGAGSEPSPVPPSGESR encoded by the coding sequence ATGCGCTTCCCGCGCGTCGCCCGGAGCATCCTTCTGGTTCTTGCGGGGGCCGTCGTCCTGTGGGCTGCGGGGACCGGAGTCTCCCTCGTCTTTCTCCCGTCGGTCAAGCCGCTCGCCGACCCGCGCGCCTCCTTCGACGTCACGGTGAGGGACTGGCGCGGAAAGGAGCACCCCTTCCAGGTCGGTCCCGGGAACCGTTACTGGACGCCGATCTCCGCCGTCCCCTCCTCTCTCAAGAAGGCGGTGATCGCCGCCGAGGACGCCAACTTCTACACCCACGAGGGAGTCGATTACGAAGCGATCAAGGAGGCGATCCGGACCGACATCCAGAAGGGGCGGTTCGTCCGGGGGGGGAGCACGATCACCCAGCAGTTGGCCAAAAACCTCTTCCTGTCGAGGGAGAAGTCCATCTCCCGGAAGATCAAGGAGTACATCCTTGCCCGCCGCATCGACGACCGGTTGAGCAAGTCCCGGATCCTCGAGCTCTACCTCAATGTCGTGGAGCTGGGTCCGATGGTCTACGGCGTGGGGCACGCCTCGCGTTATTACTTCGGGAAACCGCCCTCCGGCCTCACCGTTCGGGAAAGCGCCTTCCTCGCGTCGATGCTGCCCGGCCCGAAGGTGTACGATCCGTACCGGAACCTGGGACGCGTCGTGCGCCGTTCCGACCGGATCCTGCGCCGGATGGCCGCCGCGCACATGATCACCGAGGAGGAGTACAAGACCGCCCTGGCGGAGGAGCCGAACATCGAGGGATTGTCCCGCAAGGTGGAAAGCACAATCGCGTCCCCGCCGCCGGAGGAGACCGGGGAACTTCCGGTTCCCGGAAGCGGTCCCGGGCCGGAGCCTCCTGCCCCGGGGACCAGTTCCCCGCAGAACGGAAACGGTGCGGGGTCCGAGCCGTCGCCTGTCCCCCCCTCAGGCGAGAGCCGTTAG
- a CDS encoding PLP-dependent aspartate aminotransferase family protein, which produces MKRKRSIETVAAQAGVGADRAFGSISVPIYATAIYRYEAFGKHRGFDYSRSENPTRQAAEKAIADLEGGKKAVAFSSGMAAISAVTTLFRSGDHILCSDDLYGGTYRLFERILKHYGLAFDYVDMGNPGQVAKRIGKKTRAVFVETPTNPLMKIADIREVARIARNKGILSVVDNTFMSPLLQRPLALGADVVVHSATKFLGGHNDLIGGAVITTDPGLGEKMHFAQKAVGAVLSPFDSWLLLRGIKTLAVRVARAQQSAEVIAAYLAAHPFVRKVFYPGLPGHARRDLHFSQADGPGSIISFELARESAVPPFVNALKTVLLAESLGGVESLITHPSTMTHADIPLEEQAAVGLTPSLVRLSVGIENPDDLVADIGRALGKAKERG; this is translated from the coding sequence CTGAAGCGGAAACGTTCGATAGAAACCGTCGCCGCGCAGGCCGGAGTGGGCGCCGACCGCGCGTTCGGCTCGATCAGCGTCCCGATCTACGCGACGGCCATCTACCGGTACGAGGCGTTCGGCAAGCATCGCGGCTTCGACTACTCCCGCTCGGAAAACCCGACGCGGCAGGCGGCGGAAAAGGCGATCGCCGATCTCGAGGGGGGAAAGAAGGCGGTCGCCTTCTCGTCCGGGATGGCGGCCATCTCCGCGGTGACGACGCTCTTCCGGTCGGGCGATCACATCCTGTGCTCCGACGACCTGTACGGGGGCACCTACCGGTTGTTCGAGCGGATCCTCAAGCATTACGGGCTGGCGTTCGACTACGTCGACATGGGGAATCCCGGGCAGGTGGCGAAAAGGATCGGAAAGAAGACGAGGGCCGTCTTCGTCGAGACGCCCACCAACCCGCTCATGAAGATCGCGGACATCCGGGAGGTCGCCCGGATCGCCCGGAACAAGGGGATCCTCTCCGTCGTCGACAACACGTTCATGTCGCCGCTTCTGCAGAGGCCCCTCGCGCTCGGGGCCGACGTGGTGGTCCACAGCGCCACCAAGTTCCTCGGCGGACACAACGACCTGATCGGGGGGGCGGTGATTACCACCGACCCGGGCCTCGGCGAGAAGATGCACTTCGCCCAGAAGGCGGTCGGCGCGGTCCTCTCCCCCTTCGACTCCTGGCTCCTGCTCCGGGGGATCAAGACGCTTGCCGTCCGGGTGGCCCGGGCCCAGCAGAGCGCGGAAGTCATCGCGGCCTATCTCGCGGCCCACCCGTTCGTCCGCAAGGTCTTCTATCCGGGACTGCCCGGCCATGCACGGCGAGACTTGCATTTCTCGCAGGCGGACGGCCCCGGCTCGATCATCTCCTTCGAGCTGGCGAGGGAATCGGCGGTCCCGCCCTTCGTAAACGCCCTGAAAACCGTCCTGCTGGCCGAAAGCCTCGGGGGCGTGGAGTCCCTCATCACCCACCCTTCCACGATGACCCACGCCGACATCCCCCTCGAGGAACAGGCCGCGGTGGGGCTTACCCCCTCGTTGGTGCGCCTCTCCGTCGGGATCGAGAACCCCGACGATCTCGTCGCGGATATCGGCCGGGCGCTCGGGAAAGCGAAGGAGCGCGGTTAG
- a CDS encoding Rrf2 family transcriptional regulator: MRLSKKTEYALRALIYAARHPEGTTFQIKELAVRNGIPKKFLELILLELKNAGIVVSRRGVGGGYLLALRPEAIRSSKIIEAVEGPISPAKAQKRKGRKALDEDSSPAVSRLVRETSEAIQAVLDRWTLADLAREEQEAAERRQRNVTYFI, from the coding sequence ATGCGGCTGTCGAAAAAAACGGAATACGCTCTCCGGGCGCTTATTTACGCGGCTCGCCATCCGGAGGGGACCACGTTCCAGATCAAGGAACTGGCGGTGAGGAACGGGATCCCGAAGAAATTCCTGGAGCTGATCCTTCTGGAATTGAAGAACGCGGGCATCGTCGTGAGCAGGCGCGGGGTCGGGGGCGGCTATCTCCTCGCCCTGCGTCCGGAAGCGATCCGCTCCTCCAAGATCATCGAGGCCGTCGAAGGGCCGATCTCCCCGGCGAAGGCGCAAAAAAGAAAAGGGAGAAAGGCGCTCGACGAGGACTCGTCTCCTGCGGTCTCCCGGCTCGTCCGGGAGACTTCCGAGGCGATCCAGGCGGTGCTCGACCGCTGGACGCTCGCCGACCTCGCGAGGGAAGAGCAGGAGGCGGCGGAACGCAGGCAGCGCAACGTCACGTACTTCATCTGA
- a CDS encoding DUF2270 domain-containing protein, whose product MSSQELLPEDAVMWNRPEDPEGFHTAMVHLYRGEMNRMTVWRTRLDTTSNWAILLSTGMTTFTLGSPGIPHFILLLGLALIGICLFIEARRFRHLLQSKWRVHVLEAHYFGGRLCPPSSEEKSSWREELAWDLERPRFTVGTFMALRMRLRSNYLLLVYFVSAVWFTKVFIHPQSATDIFEFHARLAVGELFPSWFVAATAVLFVLIATVLAIKTPSEETVSRMTLRERRRSP is encoded by the coding sequence ATGAGCAGCCAAGAACTCCTGCCGGAAGACGCCGTTATGTGGAACCGCCCTGAAGATCCGGAGGGATTCCACACGGCGATGGTGCATCTCTACCGGGGGGAGATGAACAGGATGACCGTGTGGAGGACCCGGTTGGATACGACGAGCAATTGGGCGATACTTCTGAGCACAGGGATGACGACGTTCACCTTGGGATCGCCGGGCATACCGCATTTCATCTTGCTGCTCGGTCTTGCCCTCATCGGCATCTGCCTCTTCATCGAGGCCCGGCGGTTCCGCCACCTGCTCCAATCCAAGTGGCGGGTTCATGTGCTGGAAGCGCACTACTTCGGTGGGCGGCTGTGCCCACCCTCGTCCGAGGAGAAGTCCTCCTGGAGAGAGGAGCTTGCGTGGGACTTGGAGCGGCCGCGTTTCACGGTCGGGACGTTCATGGCGCTGCGGATGCGCCTGCGGAGCAACTACCTGCTCCTGGTCTACTTCGTGAGCGCCGTCTGGTTCACCAAGGTGTTCATCCACCCGCAGAGCGCCACCGACATCTTCGAGTTCCACGCGCGGCTGGCTGTCGGCGAGCTGTTCCCGAGCTGGTTCGTTGCCGCCACGGCTGTACTGTTCGTGCTGATCGCCACCGTCCTGGCCATCAAAACGCCCAGCGAGGAAACGGTCAGTCGGATGACCCTTCGGGAGCGGAGAAGATCCCCATAG